TCCAGTGTTGCACGAATTAAATGTTCTTTTGTTGTACCACGAGTCAAACCAAAAATTGCACCGCGCGCTTCTTGGTCCCAATAAGGTGCACCTAATCCAGTAAAAGCCGGAACAACATACACATTATCACTATCTTTAACACGACTAGCATAAGTCTCAGAATCTGGCGCTTGATCAAACAAACGCAGTCCGTCGCGTAACCATTGAATAGCAGAACCTGCAACAAAAATACTCCCTTCTAATGCATAAGTAATTTTGCCGTTAATTCCATAACCAATGGTCGTCAGCAATCCATTTTGAGAAGTGATTGCATCACTGCCGGTATTCATAACGATAAAGGCACCTGTTCCATACGTATTTTTGACATTGCCAACTTCAAAAGCCTGCTGCCCAAACAACGCAGCTTGTTGATCACCGGCCATACCTGCGATTGGGATTTTTTGACCATAAAATAAATAATCGTCTGTGTAACCATAAATTTCAGAATTTGAACGAACTTCAGGCAATAATGTTTTGGGAATATCCAAAAGACTTAGAATTTCTTCATCCCAACACAAGTCGTGAATGTTAAACATCATTGTTCGACTGGCATTCGTGTAATCGGTCACGTGAACCTTACCGCCAGTTAATTTCCACAAAAGCCACGTGTCAATTGTTCCAAATAACAATGTACCTTCTTCTGCCTGCTTTCTTGCACCACGAACGTTATCTAAAATCCATTTTACCTTTGTCGCCGAAAAATAAGAGTCAATCAAAAGGCCAGTCTTTTGTTGAATCATTTCGCTATGACCTGCTTCTTTTAAAGCTGCCGCAATTTCATTTGTTTGCTTTGACTGCCATACAATCGCATTATAAATTGGTTCTCCTGTTTCTTTATCCCAGATTACTGTCGTTTCCCGCTGATTGGTAATCCCGATTGCTGCAATTTGATGTGGCTTAATATTGCCATCGATTAAGGCATCTGCAATCACTGACTGAATTGAATTCCAAATTTCAACCGGATTGTGTTCTACCCAGCCGGCTTTAGGAAAAATCTGAGGAAATTCCCGCTGTGCACTAACCACAGCTTTTCCTGCTTTATTAAAAATGATGGCCCGAGAACTAGTTGTTCCTTGGTCCAACGCTAAAATGTATTTTGCTTTCACACGATTAACCTCTTTCTTTCTATCTTCAAAGCATTAATAGTATAGCACAATTTGACAATTTTCCGATTAGGATTTGGTAGCCCTTACGCAAAGTCTTTTTAGTTTCCAAGTTAACCAAATAAGATTAAAATATTATTTGTAAGTAAATTGAATTATTGGAGTGATTAACATGAAATTGTTAAAAGAATATGGCTTTTATTTATTGTTATTAGCCATTGTCAGTGAGATCGCACTCCCTTTTATTTTGGCGAAGTACTATCCCAATTATAGTCAAATTAATGATCTCATCTCAACTTTTGGTGAAACCGACAGCCCGACAAAATGGGCGTTTAAAATCTGGGAAATTATTAACGGTACTCTCTTTGTCTTAAGTGGCCCAGCTATCTTTCAGCGTTTCAAAGAAACAAATTCTCAACTGGCGTTTGTTCTTTCTTTGATGGTAATTTTGTTTGGTATTGGCGACTGTATTATTACCGGTATTTTCGACCGAGCAGCTAACTCCAGCGAAGTAGACTTCACCTCACTGCTTCACAATTACGCTTCAGGAGCAGGGTTTGTTGCACTTTTAGTGGGAACATTACTTTTATTTCTCCTCTATCAAAAAGAAAAAAATTCAGTAATGATTATTTTATTACCACTTATTTTTATTGCCGCTTTGATTTTTATGTTTTTATTTGCAATGCCAAAAATCCCAATTATTAGCCAATTCCAAGTTTCCCACCGGGGATTATGGCAACGGCTCAACTTATGGTTTTTATATTTGCCATATTTTATTGCCGCGCTACAAAGTCTTTTTACCAAGTCAGCATAATAAAAAAGTTACTTGCACTCAGTTGCCTTGCCAACAATAAAAAATTTCGGCTTAAGGCTTAGACGCCAGTTTGAGGGGCTTAAAAGGGCTAAAGTAGTCCTATTAATATTTTTTCTTGTGAAAAATAAAATGGATACTTCTATGCCGCCAGACCAAAAAAGCACCTGCAACACTTCTCTGTGAAATGTTGCAGGTGCTTTTTTTAGCTTTTCATCCTAAAATTCTGACTGATTCTGAGGCCAACGTGTATTGGATTTACTTGGCAAAATTAGGGTAATAAAAATAACGATCGTACCGATTATTGGAATTAAGTAAAACAAAATCCACCAATTGCTGTGATTGCGATCATGTAGGCGTCTTGCTCGTACAGTAAAATTAGCGAGCCAGATTAATGCATTTAATAAAATAAAAATGATCGTAATCGTGTTCCACTCTTTGATGACCGTCACATCATCTGGTGTAATTTCTATATAACGGCTAACACCCGTTAGAATGGAGTAAAGTGCCAATACTAAATAATTCACGAGTTGTGGCCACCAATATTGCCCTCTTTTTGCAGAGGCATTCATTACAGTCATATTATGCCAGTATTCTTTATATGCTTGAATCATATTATCCCCTCCTATTCCACTATCCCAAAGCTTGGAAAAGTTGTCAAAAATTAAGCTTAAATATGCTAATTTAGAGTTTGCCTCCTTTTTGCGATTTTTTCTTGAAAAAAATCAGCTTAAGATAGCGTCCAAATTATTTTAACTTAATCAAACAGGAGCGGTCTTTTACTTATTTTTAGCTTCAAATATTTGATCTGACAAGCCGTTTTATTTTTCTTTTTTTAAATCACTCCAACTAAACCCGCTATCGACAATATCCACCAGTAAAAGTGGTATCCCAATCAAAACAGCAAGATCTGGCGGTGAGACATAATTAAGGTCGGCATTCAAAAATACACTGGCTAATTCTGGAATATCTTTTATAAAGGTAGCAAACAAAGCTAATACAAATAGCGCTATTCTAACGATAATCGTTGCAAGTAAAGCCTTTTTCTTTTCACTACTATTAAAAAATCTACCCGCTATCGCAAATGCAAGATAAACAAAAACTAAAATCGGAACACTTTTTATTCCCATCATCTTTCCCCCTTGTAAAAGCATACCACTTTGATAGAAAAATATGACAAGAATCTCCACTTTCAACTCAATTCTATAAATGAATTAGCCTTTTTGTACTTATTGTGGATAACACCACTAAGCATGTACTTTTTTATTGTTCTAATGCTGTTCTTTTAACTTAGAAGTGTTGAATCCATCGAATTGTCGTGCTATTCTTTTTCCATGGTATGATATTGAAATTTTCTCCTTTGTAGGCTGTTAGCATCGGTTGGCTAACAGCCTTTTAATTTTTTTAGTTTCAATTAAGGAAAACAGTTACGCAATTTTAAATAAACAAAAAAGAGAGCTACTTTTTGATAAGCTCCCCTAACTAGGTCAAAGAAAAATTAAATTCTAGTTATTGGAGCATATCAATTAGTAGTCCTCTTTTTAACTATTCGTAACTTTTATATTCTATGTTAACTATCTTAATCGTCCAATTCTACATTGTGGAAGATTTGTTGTACATCTTCCAAATCGTCTAAGGCATCGATCATTTTTTCAAATTTTTCTAAGTCTTCGCCTGTTAATTGGATTTCATTTTGAGGCATCATTTGAATTTCTGCTACTGAAAACTCAGCAATTCCTTTTTCCTTTAATGCTGCTTGAATACTGTTAAAGTCCTCTGGTTCCCCATAAACGATGATTTGATCGTCTTCTTTTGTAACATCGCGAACATCAATGTCTTTTTCCATTAGGTATTCTAAAATTTCATCGGCATCTTCGCCGGCAAAACCAAAAATCGCAGTATTATCAAACATGTAACTAACAGCTCCAGATACTCCCATATTCCCGCCATTTTTACCAAAAGCAGCGCGAACATCAGCAGCGGTACGATTAACGTTATTGGTTAAAGCATCTACGATTACCATTGATCCATTTGGCCCAAAGCCTTCATAACGCAACTCTTGATAATTTTCATCGCCAGATCCTTTTGCTTTTTCAATCGCACGATCAATGATGTGTTTTGGCACATTATACGTTTTCGCCCGTTCGATAACAAAACGTAATTTTTGGTTGGCGTGGGGATCAGGATCACCTGATTTTGCTGCTGCGTAGATTTCAATCCCAAATTTTGCATAAACACGACTATTTGCACCGTCTTTTGCGGTCTTTTTCGCGACGATATTTGCCCACTTACGACCCATACTTTCACTTCCGTTTCTATATTATTCAACTGACGAAAAAACGTCCTTTTCCATTATACTTGTGTGAAGGCTTCCTGTGAAGTATTTTTTAGTCTCAATTCAATTTCAAAGGCCTTCGACCAAAATTTTGTTCGCTAATGTCTTTACTTGCCAACCGATAAATTTCATCGGCTCTTAAAGTTAAGGGGACTTGATTGGCACCACTTTTGCCGATTTTTGCAAGTAGTGGCCAAGGGGTTACTTTTTTAAGTTGATTCAAATATTTTTGTCCTTTACGGTTAAACCCGAGTATACGCAAATAATTATCTGACCAAGCAAGCTGCATTTCAGCACGTGTAATATTCAACAAAATATAACATAGCTGTCGTTGAATCCGGGTTAATGTATAGTGCTTTGATTTTACTTGAGACAAAAAATCCGTAAAATCTGTGGTATTCAGTGCAGTTTGCTGCATTTTCAAGGCAAGCCCTGATTCCATTTGATAGAGGATTAATAAATCTTCTAGGCTACTACTCATTAAGCGATAACGTAAATAAGGCCAAAAGTTATGCCAATCAACAGAATATTTTTCTACACTTTGTTTTGTCTTGATTGGTACAAAATTAGAAATATCGCCATCTTCTTGAAGTAGCTTGCGAATTGCTGTAGCGCTGGCGATTTTCCCATCTGTAATTTGAATATCGTGATAACCTGCTTTTTGTCTTTTAATAGCAATTAAATTCATCGGATTTTTCAGCTGCGCATTTTCTTTGGCATAACTCAAACCCAAAATATGATTAGGCAACATTTGATTAACTTGCGGTAGGTTAAACAGTTCCTGATAAATTTCTTGCATAATTTGTGGATACGTCTTTTTTTGATCCGCCTTTCGTTGAAACAGTGCCTTTATTTCAGCAGACTGCCGATTCAACTGTTGTCCAAAGGCATTATAATCAAAAGTTGCATCATAATCAGTTCCAAAGCACAAACTATCACATTGTAATGCTGCCAGCGTTTTGATACCGCCTTTTGCAAATATATCCGCTGCTTGGCAAGCGTATTGAATGGGTAATTCAATTACTAAATCCACACCATGAGCCAGTGCAGCATCTGCTCTTTGCCATTTATCCACCACCGCTGGCTCTCCTCGCTGCAAAAAATTTCCGCTCATTACAGCAATGACAACGTCCGCCTGACTTTTCTTGCGGGCTGTTTTGATATGATAAAGATGGCCATTATGAAAGGGATTGTATTCAACAATAACACCGCAAGCTTTCATTTTTCTTTCCTTTCTTTTTAAAACAGGTAATTATGACATAAACAAATATAACCGGACTGATATGTTAAAACGTTTCATATCTTGCGTCCGGATAATTTTGTATTCACTTATTTTTGACAAACAAAAAACCAACGGCGCGTTTTTTCATTTGGCTGACTATCGGTGAAATCACCAAAGCACTCTATCTGATTAAACCCAGCATTTTCCAACATTCTTTGATAAAGTTCCAATGAGTAAGTACGTTCTTTATGCAACTCATCTCTGCGTTCAAATAAATCGCACTCTGTGTTTTGCGCGACAAAAAAAGTTAGAAAATGTTCAATACTATCAGGTAGCTTTCCTTGATAACTTTCCCACAAAAAAGCAAACTCATCGGTTTGATAATGGTAGTTATAATCAGGAAAAACTTCATTGATTTGGTAAAGAGAGTGAACATCAAAAATGAAGATTCCCTCTTTTTTTAACAGCTGATAGACACCATCAAAAACTTGTTGAACGGCTTGTTCATCTGGCATATAGCATAGTGAATCCGAAAAGCAGGTAACAGCTTCGTATTCGCCGATATCATTTAAATCCAGCATATCACCTTCAATAAATTGTACCGAAACATCCGCTTCAAAAGCTCGTTGGCTTGCAATCATTAACATTTCTTCCGATAAATCTAAAGCCGTCACATCATAACCGTCTTTGGCAAAGCGACAGGCTAGTGCCCCGGTACCACATGCCAATTCTAGTAATTGTTTTTTTTGCTTTAAATGGCGCTTTGAAAATTCATACCATTTTTCATATAGACTTTTATCCATCACTTCATCATAAACAAAAGCAAATGTTTCATATGTCATTTTAAGATACAAGCCATGCATTTAGGTCAACTAAAGGTGCGTCAGACCACAATTTTTCTAAATTGTAAAATTCCCGCTCGCTTGTGCTAAATACGTGGACAATAACATCCCCTAGATCAATTAAAACCCATTTAGCTCCGTCTTTACCTTCAATTCTTTTGATGGCAACTCCTTGTGTTTCTTCTTTTTCGACGATTTCATCAATGATCGCATTAATCTGACGTTCACTATTTGCAGAACAAATTAAAAAATAATCTGCCAATAGGGAAATTTCTCGCACATCTAATGCAATAATATCTTGCGCATGTTTTGAATCAGCAGCTTCTACTGCTATTTGTAAAATCTTTTCACTTTCTATGGTAGTTCCCTCCTATATTTGGTGTTACGTTATTTTAGTTAAGCGTGATTTGCGACCCACTTATTATATGTCTCAATTGTTTTTGGATAAATGGGCTTGTTTTGTTCAATTAGATAGGTCAGTGTATGCTTTGTTTCATAAGCAACAGCCTCATCTAAATTAATCAATGCTATTTCCCGTGCTTTTTTAACCCCTGGAAAGTCTCGTCCAGGTTCAATAAAGTCCGCTACATAAATGATTTTTGCCAAAAGTGACATTTCAGCTGCACCGGTAGTATGCAACGCAATCGCTGTTAAAATTTCTTCGTCATCAATTTCTAACTCTCGCTGGACAAAGTCAGCCCCCACAATGCCGTGCCAAATGGCGTTACCCCAGTTTAACAAGTCCAAATCAAAACCATCACGACGAATAACCAATTGAAATTCATCGTCGCTTCTTTCTTTAGCGTAGTCATGCGTTAAAGCAGCAATACTTGCTTTTTCTGGTGAAGCACCATATTTACTTGCCAAGGCAATCGCAGTTTCTTCCACACCCAAAACGTGTTTAAAGCGTTTTTCACTCATTTGCATCTGAACTTTTTGCATCAGTAATTTTCGATCCATCGCCGTATAATTATCACTATATTTCATCAAGATACAGCCCCTTTTCTAAAATATAGTTTAACACAGGATCTGGTAGAAAGTAGCGCGCCGAGCACCCCTGAGCAATCTTTTTACGAATCAGAGACGAACTCAAATCCATTTGCGGAATGTCCACCCAAATAATTGGATACGGACTTTCTTGACTGTACTCAGGACGCTTAACGCCTACAAATTGAACTAAATCAGCCAACTCATCAATTTGACGCCATTTCGGTAGATAAGCCACCATATCGCCACCAATAATAAAATAAAAATCAGTATCTGGATTTTGTTCTTTTAAAATCTTCATGGTATCAATCGTATAACTAACACCTTGCCGTCTAATTTCAACATCCTCTACTTTTAAGCGTGGATTATCTTGAACAGCAAGCTTTAACATTTCTATGCGATGGTGGGCTGAAATTGTCTTTTTTGCATCAATATGAGGGGGCAGATACTCTGGCATTAGACGTACTTCATCTAAGCCTAAAAGTTGTCCTACTTGGTCTGCAATAATTAAATGCATCACATGTACCGGATTAAAGTTCCCACCTAAAATACCAACTTGTTTACGACGCTTGTTGTTTAGCGGTGCCATTTTTACTTGCGGTACGACACCAACTGCCACTTTTTGCATCTGCCAAACCTCCTAAATTGCTTTTACTTCTTTTGAAATCCTTTGATATTTTTCTTTGCTGCTTGGTCGGTATAAGACTAAAACACGGCCGATAATCTGAACAACTTGACAGTGTACTTCCGCTGTTAAAATATGTGCGACATCAGTTGCAATCTCATCTGTATTTTGTAGCAACGAAACTTTAATTAGTTCCCGTTTTTCCAACGCTTCTCCAATTTGGGTAATCATTGGACCACTAATGCCGCCTTTTCCTATTTGAAAAATCGGCTGTAGGTGATGCGCTTTGCTTCTTAAAAAGCGTTTTTGTTTTCCTCGTAATTCCATAGTTGCCTTCTTTCTAAATCAATGCTTTTCTGGTTAAGACCGCAACACCCTTAGGCGCCCAACCGGCAATAACACATGGATTAGTAATTGTAATCCAGCCCAGCCCAGCAAAGACAATATCTGTTTTTTCTTTAATTGAAAATTCAAAACGTTGTAAAGGTGGAAAATCTACTACTTCTTCTGGGCGTGGCGGTTGTAATAGCCCCCCCACGTGTTTTTCATAAAAAGCGTCAGCATTTGTTAATTTTGTCCGGTGAATTTCCACATCATTTGAAACATATGTTACAAATGAGCTACGCTCACCTTTAATAAAATCAAAACGTGCCAAACCACCCAAAAAGAGCGTTTGCTCAGGATTTAACTGGTAAACTTTAGGCTTAACTTCTTTTTGTGGTGCAACAATTTTTAAATCTTGCGCACCTAAGTAATGCGCCATTTGTTCACGATGAATAATCCCTGGTGTATCAATCAAAAAGTGTCCATCTTCTAATGGAATTTCAATTTTATCTAACGTTGTGCCTGGAAAGCGTGAAGTTGTAATCAAGTCTTTGACACCAGCAGTCTGCTTAATGATTTGATTGATTAGCGTTGATTTTCCAACATTCGTCACACCGACAACATAAACATCCCGTCCATCACGATATTTTTCGATTGTATCTAACAGTTCTGTCATCTCTTGTGGTTTCTTGGCACTCGTCAATAAAACATCCACGGGACGCAGACCCGTTTCGTGAGCTCTTTCCCGCATCCATTGTGTCATTTTCCCGCGTTTTAACGACTTTGGTAAAATGTCGACTTTATTTCCCACCATCAACACGGGATTATCACCGACAAAACGATGTAATCCGGGAATAAGTGAGCCATTAAAATCAAAAATATCAACGACATTTACAATTAAAGCATCTTTTTGCCCCAATTCATTTAATAAGCGTAGAAAATCATCATCTGTTAAAGCGACTGGTTGAATTTCATTGTAGTGTCGCAAGCGAAAACAACGTTGACAATACACTTCACCCGTTTCAAGCCCTTTATCTAGCGCTGATTGTGGCGTATAACCTAACTCACCTGGATGTTGTGTTTGAATTTCGGCACCACAGCCAATACAATAAATTGTTTCAGTTTCAGTCATTTAATTCACCTTGCCATTTCATATCCGGATTATTTTTTTGTAAATGCTTCATGATTTTCCGTTCAAAAAAGCGATTGATCCGCGTATTCCAGCCGTCTGTTGCCACAACTGGCTTCACCAAAATACTTTTAACGCCTGCTCTATTAGCTCCACGAATATCTGTCATAATTTGATCGCCCACCATTACGACATCTTCTTTTTTCATTCCCAGCTTTTGGTAGCCCGCCTTAATCCCTCTTGCAAAAGGTTTTAAAGCTCTGGAAACAAAGTCTAAACCAAAAGGTGCTAATGCATGGGCAATGCGTTCATGATTATTGTTAGAAACGACAACAACAGGAATTTTAGCAGCATCCATTTGTTTTAGCCATTGGCGTAACTCTTCGGTCCCATTGGGATTATTCCAAGCGATTAAAGTATTATCTAAATCTGTTAAAACAGCTTTAATGCCGTGTTTTTTTAATTGTTCCGGTGTAATCTGATAGATGGCCGAAACCATCCACGTTGGTTTATATTCCTGAAACATAGGTGCTCCTTTACTCAAAAAATGAAGGAGTACCGTGTACTCCTCAAACCGAAATTATACTATAAAGTGTGTCATAATTCTAGCTTTCGTAATTTTCATCCTCATTATTTCAAACTTTATTAAAAATAGACGCCTAATTTAAAAAAATAGTCGATAATTTTGAGAGTTTAAAAATAATTTTTTTAATTGCTAACAAATCACTTGCCGGAAAATAAAAAAAGCTATATACTATTTCTTGTCTTGCGGGTGTAGTTTAGTGGTAAAACAGAAGCTTCCCAAGCTTCCGTCGCGAGTTCGATTCTCGTCACCCGCTTAGTCTAAAAACCTTGATGTATCAAGGTTTTTTCTTTTTGTCTTGATTTGTTGATATCATTGGGTATCAGCAATTATCAAGCCCGTCTAAACTATTATCTAAACTACTTTTTGGATTCAGTCATCTCAGCGAATGCTTGTATAGCAGGGATTGAGACGATTGAATCCTTTTTTTATTTCTAGACTCTAAACTATTTAGCTTAGAGCGTTCGCTAAGAGATTAATCGAGTCTATTTTCTCTTCTTGATAAACTCCTGCGTAGGTATCTAACGTCATTGAAACACTGGAGTGCCCTAGCAGCTCTGAAACGGTTTTAAAATTAATACCTTGTCCAATTAGAATTGTTGCAAAAGTGTGTCGGAGTGCGTGAGGACTTAGTTTAGGAATTCCAGCATGCTTTGAGATTCTGTGTAACCAAAGTCTTGGATGTGATAGTTGGATGGGTTCGCCTTTTTCATCACAAAAGACAAACTGTTTCCCATCAAAGATATTGACACCTAATTTTAGACACTCCTCTTTCTGAATCAGACGCCACTTTTTCAAGATAGAAATTGTCTCATCGGTTAACGGGATTTTTCTTCTAGACTTCTTAGTTTTTGGTTCCTCAAGATATTGCCTTCTGTTTTTCCCACGAGTCAAAGTCTGTTTTATGGTAAGTACTTTTTCATCAAAATTGATGCAATCCCATTGCAAACCCAAAATCTCACCTTGTCTACAACCTGTATTCGCAAGCAAGAAAAAGAATGTATAGATTTGAAAAGGTTCGTTATTTTTTGCATATTCCAATAACTTTTTAAGCTCGTCTTTAGTATAAAAGTTTATTTCCTTTTCTTGAAGGTTCTTTTTCTTTCTTGGCATGACAATTTTTTTTGCTGGATTTTCGGATACATAACCTTGCTTAATAGCAAAATCAAAAATCCGAGAGACGTTTGAAACATACTCTTTAAATTGAGTATTCTTTTCTCTCATGGTATTGGCAAATTTTTGAATATCGGATACTCGTATTTTTTTGATTTCTTTCTCTCCAAAAGTTGGCAAAATATGAGTGTCAAATTTTTGCTTAAGTTTTACAAAACTTGACTCTTTCACGGTAAGCTCGTACGTCTCTAACCATAGTTCATAGATTTCCTTAAATGTTGCATCTTTGTGATTTTGAAACCCATTTTTTAAAATGTCATACGAAACTTGACGATAATAAGCTTTAGCAGCTTTCTGAGTGAGAAAGCCTCCTTTATTAATGTTAACTTGCTTCTTTGTCTCGGGATTTACTCCAAGATATCCCGTCACTCGCCATAAATTTGCTCCATTGCTTTTTTGATATTGTGTGTATGTTGGCATTTTTTTCTCCTTCTCATGTGTGGGGCACATAGGAAAGGAATGAACTTTCGTTACTTGTTCTGTTGTGCTTCTTGAATGAAGGCTAAGTCTTTTGCAGTTTTCTCGATTTCTTCAAACGGGAGGTTGTCAAAGAAGACTGGTTTCATCTCTGGTTTCCCATGACGATCCAAAATTGGATTGCCGTCTTCATCCAAACGCATTTGTGGGGTAAAGAAACGTTGGATAAAGGCGAGTTTCTCTGCTACCTCGTCTATTTCTTTCACTGTATGGCTATTCAAAATTTTCGCCAAAGTAAACAAGTTTTGAACTTTTTGATCGTACTCGTCGATGCGATCAAGAATAACCGTTGTTTCAGAGACCGCAATCTCTTTTGGTGAACCAAAGAGTTGAATCGGTGTCGCATGAAAGACCGTCGCAAATTTTTCTAAGCTCTCAAAGGTCGGGTAGCGAATTCCCCGTTCGATATTGGAGATGGTTTGTTTTTGTACACCAATCTTTTCTGCTAATTCCGTTTGGGAAAGTCCCATTTCTTTTCGTAAACGAGCGACATTGCCGCCAAAGTTTTCTATCATTTTCCTCACCTCGGGTCTATCATAAGCGCTTTCTCTAAAAAATTCAAGTAAAAAATAAACTAAATAGTATTTCAAGTAAACTTTTAAAATATACTTGACATCTATTTTAGATCGCGGTAGAGTGTACGAAAAGATACTATTTTATTTATTTATAGTTCTTTTAGTTTTAAAAAGAAAATGTAAGGAGGTGAAAAGAATGTCGGTATTGGAACAAGCGCTCCTGGATTGGCAAAAAGATCAGACCAATCAATTCTTTGCCCTGTTAGAAACCCGCTTGGAAGAAACACAGACCCAGCAGGATATCGTCAAACAAAAAT
The DNA window shown above is from Enterococcus montenegrensis and carries:
- a CDS encoding YebC/PmpR family DNA-binding transcriptional regulator, producing MGRKWANIVAKKTAKDGANSRVYAKFGIEIYAAAKSGDPDPHANQKLRFVIERAKTYNVPKHIIDRAIEKAKGSGDENYQELRYEGFGPNGSMVIVDALTNNVNRTAADVRAAFGKNGGNMGVSGAVSYMFDNTAIFGFAGEDADEILEYLMEKDIDVRDVTKEDDQIIVYGEPEDFNSIQAALKEKGIAEFSVAEIQMMPQNEIQLTGEDLEKFEKMIDALDDLEDVQQIFHNVELDD
- the yhbY gene encoding ribosome assembly RNA-binding protein YhbY; translation: MELRGKQKRFLRSKAHHLQPIFQIGKGGISGPMITQIGEALEKRELIKVSLLQNTDEIATDVAHILTAEVHCQVVQIIGRVLVLYRPSSKEKYQRISKEVKAI
- a CDS encoding nicotinate-nucleotide adenylyltransferase, which gives rise to MAPLNNKRRKQVGILGGNFNPVHVMHLIIADQVGQLLGLDEVRLMPEYLPPHIDAKKTISAHHRIEMLKLAVQDNPRLKVEDVEIRRQGVSYTIDTMKILKEQNPDTDFYFIIGGDMVAYLPKWRQIDELADLVQFVGVKRPEYSQESPYPIIWVDIPQMDLSSSLIRKKIAQGCSARYFLPDPVLNYILEKGLYLDEI
- a CDS encoding DUF998 domain-containing protein, whose protein sequence is MKLLKEYGFYLLLLAIVSEIALPFILAKYYPNYSQINDLISTFGETDSPTKWAFKIWEIINGTLFVLSGPAIFQRFKETNSQLAFVLSLMVILFGIGDCIITGIFDRAANSSEVDFTSLLHNYASGAGFVALLVGTLLLFLLYQKEKNSVMIILLPLIFIAALIFMFLFAMPKIPIISQFQVSHRGLWQRLNLWFLYLPYFIAALQSLFTKSA
- a CDS encoding nucleotidyltransferase, whose translation is MKACGVIVEYNPFHNGHLYHIKTARKKSQADVVIAVMSGNFLQRGEPAVVDKWQRADAALAHGVDLVIELPIQYACQAADIFAKGGIKTLAALQCDSLCFGTDYDATFDYNAFGQQLNRQSAEIKALFQRKADQKKTYPQIMQEIYQELFNLPQVNQMLPNHILGLSYAKENAQLKNPMNLIAIKRQKAGYHDIQITDGKIASATAIRKLLQEDGDISNFVPIKTKQSVEKYSVDWHNFWPYLRYRLMSSSLEDLLILYQMESGLALKMQQTALNTTDFTDFLSQVKSKHYTLTRIQRQLCYILLNITRAEMQLAWSDNYLRILGFNRKGQKYLNQLKKVTPWPLLAKIGKSGANQVPLTLRADEIYRLASKDISEQNFGRRPLKLN
- the rsfS gene encoding ribosome silencing factor — encoded protein: MLQIAVEAADSKHAQDIIALDVREISLLADYFLICSANSERQINAIIDEIVEKEETQGVAIKRIEGKDGAKWVLIDLGDVIVHVFSTSEREFYNLEKLWSDAPLVDLNAWLVS
- the glpK gene encoding glycerol kinase GlpK, producing the protein MKAKYILALDQGTTSSRAIIFNKAGKAVVSAQREFPQIFPKAGWVEHNPVEIWNSIQSVIADALIDGNIKPHQIAAIGITNQRETTVIWDKETGEPIYNAIVWQSKQTNEIAAALKEAGHSEMIQQKTGLLIDSYFSATKVKWILDNVRGARKQAEEGTLLFGTIDTWLLWKLTGGKVHVTDYTNASRTMMFNIHDLCWDEEILSLLDIPKTLLPEVRSNSEIYGYTDDYLFYGQKIPIAGMAGDQQAALFGQQAFEVGNVKNTYGTGAFIVMNTGSDAITSQNGLLTTIGYGINGKITYALEGSIFVAGSAIQWLRDGLRLFDQAPDSETYASRVKDSDNVYVVPAFTGLGAPYWDQEARGAIFGLTRGTTKEHLIRATLESLAYQTCDVVKTMAEDAKTPITILKVDGGASKNELLLQFQADILQTPVERASYLETTALGVAYLAGLAVGFWQDLDELQTFQAQGKSFEPKMAKEICENLYAGWQEAVNATMGFKHRPLEK
- the yqeK gene encoding bis(5'-nucleosyl)-tetraphosphatase (symmetrical) YqeK; its protein translation is MKYSDNYTAMDRKLLMQKVQMQMSEKRFKHVLGVEETAIALASKYGASPEKASIAALTHDYAKERSDDEFQLVIRRDGFDLDLLNWGNAIWHGIVGADFVQRELEIDDEEILTAIALHTTGAAEMSLLAKIIYVADFIEPGRDFPGVKKAREIALINLDEAVAYETKHTLTYLIEQNKPIYPKTIETYNKWVANHA
- a CDS encoding class I SAM-dependent DNA methyltransferase; translated protein: MTYETFAFVYDEVMDKSLYEKWYEFSKRHLKQKKQLLELACGTGALACRFAKDGYDVTALDLSEEMLMIASQRAFEADVSVQFIEGDMLDLNDIGEYEAVTCFSDSLCYMPDEQAVQQVFDGVYQLLKKEGIFIFDVHSLYQINEVFPDYNYHYQTDEFAFLWESYQGKLPDSIEHFLTFFVAQNTECDLFERRDELHKERTYSLELYQRMLENAGFNQIECFGDFTDSQPNEKTRRWFFVCQK
- the yqeH gene encoding ribosome biogenesis GTPase YqeH, whose protein sequence is MTETETIYCIGCGAEIQTQHPGELGYTPQSALDKGLETGEVYCQRCFRLRHYNEIQPVALTDDDFLRLLNELGQKDALIVNVVDIFDFNGSLIPGLHRFVGDNPVLMVGNKVDILPKSLKRGKMTQWMRERAHETGLRPVDVLLTSAKKPQEMTELLDTIEKYRDGRDVYVVGVTNVGKSTLINQIIKQTAGVKDLITTSRFPGTTLDKIEIPLEDGHFLIDTPGIIHREQMAHYLGAQDLKIVAPQKEVKPKVYQLNPEQTLFLGGLARFDFIKGERSSFVTYVSNDVEIHRTKLTNADAFYEKHVGGLLQPPRPEEVVDFPPLQRFEFSIKEKTDIVFAGLGWITITNPCVIAGWAPKGVAVLTRKALI
- a CDS encoding DUF805 domain-containing protein; the protein is MIQAYKEYWHNMTVMNASAKRGQYWWPQLVNYLVLALYSILTGVSRYIEITPDDVTVIKEWNTITIIFILLNALIWLANFTVRARRLHDRNHSNWWILFYLIPIIGTIVIFITLILPSKSNTRWPQNQSEF